A section of the Rubritalea squalenifaciens DSM 18772 genome encodes:
- a CDS encoding dihydroneopterin aldolase produces MNDKILVKRLRVPTYIGVPDEERAEQQELRLSLELTPIQGFEGLDDDIERAVNYYEVAQRVKCVALERPRKLIETLGEEITAMILSEFAVQEVVLEIEKYILPDTDWVGLRMMRKK; encoded by the coding sequence ATGAATGATAAGATTCTTGTTAAACGCTTGAGAGTGCCTACCTACATCGGGGTACCTGACGAGGAGAGAGCCGAACAGCAGGAGCTGAGACTCAGCCTGGAACTCACTCCGATTCAAGGCTTCGAAGGTCTGGATGATGATATCGAGAGAGCTGTAAACTACTACGAGGTAGCTCAACGTGTGAAGTGCGTCGCTTTGGAGCGCCCTAGGAAACTGATTGAAACCTTGGGTGAGGAGATTACAGCCATGATTTTGTCCGAATTTGCGGTCCAAGAGGTCGTGCTGGAAATCGAGAAATATATCCTACCGGATACGGACTGGGTGGGGCTGAGAATGATGCGTAAAAAATAA
- a CDS encoding sigma-70 family RNA polymerase sigma factor, translated as MSSISASAHDSQMAANEAADEVAAARVDPDLELVRLAQSGDTKAFDMLIVKYSPKLYGLVYHMTSNKDDAHDLLQDVFAKAYRSVSKFKGNSMFYTWLYSIATNMTLNFLKKRKRRAASSLDMVDTGIQNDPAFVDYGHRSNPRRQTNIHELQKKLNEAMQKLSDDHRAVVTMFDIQGMAHGEIAEILGISDGTVRSRLFYAHQQLRGYLSDFHGSELEQ; from the coding sequence ATGTCTAGTATTTCAGCCAGCGCGCATGACTCTCAGATGGCCGCCAATGAGGCAGCCGATGAAGTCGCGGCTGCACGTGTTGACCCGGATCTGGAGCTCGTCAGGCTAGCTCAGTCAGGGGACACTAAGGCATTTGACATGCTCATCGTAAAATACAGCCCAAAGCTGTATGGTTTGGTTTACCACATGACATCCAACAAGGATGATGCGCACGACTTGCTGCAAGATGTGTTTGCCAAGGCCTATCGCTCCGTCAGTAAATTCAAGGGCAATTCGATGTTCTACACTTGGTTGTATTCCATAGCCACGAACATGACTCTGAATTTCCTCAAAAAGAGAAAACGAAGGGCGGCCAGTAGTTTGGATATGGTGGATACAGGTATCCAGAATGATCCCGCCTTTGTGGATTATGGGCACCGGTCAAATCCCAGGAGACAAACAAACATCCATGAGCTTCAAAAAAAATTGAACGAAGCTATGCAGAAGTTGTCTGATGACCATAGAGCGGTGGTTACCATGTTTGATATTCAAGGAATGGCTCATGGAGAAATAGCTGAAATCCTTGGTATATCGGATGGAACTGTCAGATCTCGACTATTCTATGCCCATCAACAACTGCGAGGTTATTTGTCAGATTTCCACGGCAGCGAGTTAGAGCAATAG
- a CDS encoding PDZ domain-containing protein, translating into MFRQFILSGVAVAASTLTLLGQALDLEFTHAEGMEKGKSPAKGVLIDDEGTLATVAVYGTDPHKAFWVDSTGKEVALTLLAHDEVSRITLLKVPKPVSEGKKVVKQMGESSDLVPAAALTTDLETKGGVSRLVSKVKRFDGKVLPLTLMRVAHTKEGVMPGTPLFDEKGDLVGLAHEAVVSQKSNTYALPVEALKHILAISNDAGKDKEGVVKRCWVGLALDAQSDSPVVTGVRPESPARKAGIIKGDIILSVAGENVAEYADVVDSFYYMQPKKAVTFKVLRGTEVKEFSVVPEVNPLFKE; encoded by the coding sequence ATGTTTAGACAATTTATCTTAAGTGGAGTCGCCGTAGCGGCATCGACATTAACTCTGCTAGGACAGGCTCTAGATTTAGAGTTTACGCATGCCGAGGGCATGGAAAAGGGGAAGTCTCCCGCAAAAGGTGTGCTGATAGATGATGAGGGCACTTTGGCCACAGTAGCTGTATACGGTACGGATCCGCATAAAGCCTTTTGGGTAGATTCTACTGGTAAAGAAGTAGCACTCACACTTCTGGCTCACGATGAGGTGAGCAGAATCACTTTGCTCAAAGTTCCCAAGCCGGTTAGCGAGGGGAAGAAAGTCGTCAAGCAGATGGGAGAGTCGAGTGATCTCGTGCCAGCTGCTGCACTAACCACTGACTTGGAAACCAAAGGAGGTGTGAGCCGTCTAGTGAGCAAGGTGAAGAGATTTGATGGCAAAGTTCTCCCTCTGACTTTGATGCGTGTAGCGCACACAAAAGAAGGTGTGATGCCTGGTACACCCTTGTTCGACGAGAAAGGTGATCTGGTAGGCTTGGCTCACGAAGCTGTCGTTTCTCAGAAGAGCAACACATATGCTCTACCCGTTGAGGCCCTGAAGCACATCCTGGCAATCTCTAATGATGCCGGTAAAGATAAGGAAGGGGTAGTGAAAAGGTGTTGGGTAGGTCTAGCTCTGGATGCTCAGAGTGACTCGCCCGTGGTCACCGGCGTCAGACCTGAATCTCCTGCTCGTAAGGCTGGAATCATAAAAGGGGATATCATTCTTTCTGTGGCTGGTGAAAACGTCGCTGAATACGCTGATGTGGTCGATTCCTTTTACTATATGCAGCCGAAGAAGGCTGTTACCTTCAAGGTTCTCCGAGGCACTGAAGTTAAAGAATTCAGTGTCGTTCCAGAAGTAAATCCTCTATTCAAAGAATAG